The window GCTTGCTTTTATCTTAGGCTGATACTTCGTTTTTAATTTTATTATTTCAGATTCCAATGTTTCGTTGGCTGCAAGTATTTGTTTTTTTTGTAATTCTATTTGCCCATTTAGCTCCTCCTTATCTTTTTCGTAATCGGCAACTGTTTTTACTTTTTTGGTTATTTCTCTTAAATCTATCTTTACTCCAAAAAAGTTTAATTCTTTCGAGTTTATTATTTCCGGGGAAAGTTCATTATGGAATAGTATATCATCTGTGCATACTTTTCCTATCGTGTTTTCCCAATTTGGATACTTTTCATTTAGCCAGCCATAAAATGAATCCTTGCTTTCATGATTTTTGTTTCAATCGACTTCACTTCGTTCTGTATATTTAATACAGAATTGTTCAATTTTTCCAATTTTAGATTATGGCTTTCTTTTTTTCCGTTTTCTTCAGTCTCCCATTGCGTTTGAAATGTTTTTATTTGTTCATTGTTGAATTTAGCTTGGCTTTCGGCATTTATCTTATCATTTTTAAATTTTTGAAGAGTTGTTTTTAATTGCTCTATTTCATTTTCATAAAACCGCTTATGATTAATTTCGGCCTTTTTTATTAGAAGTTCTTGAGATTGATCCTTCTTCTCGTTAACATGATTTCTAGCGGTGTCCAACGCCAACAAACTATTGTTCCGGATTTCTTTAATGATATCAACATATTGATTAGTTGTGTTTTCCTTAAAGGAAAGAAAATTGGATTGTAGTGTCAATTTCTGCTTTTCACAATCTGTTTCTATACTTTTTAACTGATTTTGAAGCTCAGTTAACAACATCGAATATTTTTGAGTTATTTCTGCGTACTTAGAAGTCAATATTCCTTTTTCCTTATTAAGATTTCCTTGTTCAACCAATAAGGTGTCCTTTTTAGTAACGGCTTCAATTATAGCTTCGATGTTTATTTTTTTATATTCCTGCGCTTTTGTTTCTGCTTCCTTTATTTTATTATCAAACACACTGATATCATTCTGTATATTTTCTTTTTTGGACTCAAATTTACCATCAAGTTCAGTTAACTTGGCTTTTATTTGTACTTCCTTTAATTCCAGGGTTTCTAATTTTTTCTTAATTTTAGGGGTGTTCTTTTCAATCGAATTTAAAGCCCAAGCCAATTGCTTGGCCAGTGTTATTTTCTCTCTTTCTAAAAATTTAATGGCAGATCTTAACTGAATAATTTTTTCAGATTGAGTTTTTACCGGTATTTCTCCGTTTTTGTTTTTCTCTGTCCATTTTCTTATATCTGAAAGTTGACTTTCAAATCCGGTAAGATGATGCTGATAATCCTCTAAACTTATAACAATATCTTCATCTTCTAAAGATCGGATAATCGTTTGCTTTATAAATTCCGCCTTGAGTTCAGAGTTTAAAAGTACATTTTGAATTGTACGAGGAATATTTTGATATTGCTTGCTTTCCATTAATGCAAACTTTTTAAGTTCGCTTTTTCCTTCACTATTACCATATAATATATCCCGGTATTCTTCATAACGGTCAATCTTTCGCGAATAATATATTTTGCTTTGATTAAGCTGATTGCTTATCTGCTCCCATGATTCAAAAGCATAGTTATCTTTTATAAAATAGTCCTTGTTGTACTCACCTTCAAAAAATCTAAAGCAAACCTTACCCTGAGATTTGTAACAGAGAATAGAATAAACTCCAGTTTCCTTAACTATTTCATATATGATATAAGAATTTTGATAGGGAAAATAGTATTCAGAAAAATTTTTTTGGCCGGGCTTTATTCCTAGCTTTTGGCTATCGGCATTATAAAAAAACAGGATGGCTCTTAAAATAGTACTCTTACCTACACCTTGTGTTCCTATTAAATGCACGTTACCGCCTGTAAATATTTCTGAATATTTAATTGTGGCGCT is drawn from Bacteroidota bacterium and contains these coding sequences:
- a CDS encoding ATP-binding protein, with protein sequence MRYLNKIILINSATIKYSEIFTGGNVHLIGTQGVGKSTILRAILFFYNADSQKLGIKPGQKNFSEYYFPYQNSYIIYEIVKETGVYSILCYKSQGKVCFRFFEGEYNKDYFIKDNYAFESWEQISNQLNQSKIYYSRKIDRYEEYRDILYGNSEGKSELKKFALMESKQYQNIPRTIQNVLLNSELKAEFIKQTIIRSLEDEDIVISLEDYQHHLTGFESQLSDIRKWTEKNKNGEIPVKTQSEKIIQLRSAIKFLEREKITLAKQLAWALNSIEKNTPKIKKKLETLELKEVQIKAKLTELDGKFESKKENIQNDISVFDNKIKEAETKAQEYKKINIEAIIEAVTKKDTLLVEQGNLNKEKGILTSKYAEITQKYSMLLTELQNQLKSIETDCEKQKLTLQSNFLSFKENTTNQYVDIIKEIRNNSLLALDTARNHVNEKKDQSQELLIKKAEINHKRFYENEIEQLKTTLQKFKNDKINAESQAKFNNEQIKTFQTQWETEENGKKESHNLKLEKLNNSVLNIQNEVKSIETKIMKARIHFMAG